A stretch of DNA from Microbacterium sp. LWS13-1.2:
GAGCGAGGGGGTGCGGCATCCGCACCCCCTCGACTTCGTGAAAGGGATTACTCGGAGGCGGACTCTTCCGAGGCCTCGGCCTGCTCGGCGGCGACCTCGGCATCAGCCTCGGCGATCTCGTCCTCGGCGGCGAGCGTCGCAGCCGGGACCGAGATGGCGACGATGAGCAGCTCGGCGTCGGCGATCAGCACCGAGCCCTTCGGCAGCTTCAGGTCGGCGGCGGTGATGTGCGTGCCGTCCTCGAGGCCTTCGACGTCGACCTCGATGTGCTCGGGGATGTGCGTCGCCTCGGCCTGCAGGGTGACCGTCGTGTTGTCGAGGTTCGCGATGGTGCCGGGGGCGGACTCGCCCACGACGACGATCGGCACCTCGATCTCGACCTTCTCGCCCTTCTTCACGACGAGCAGGTCGATGTGCTCGATGACCTGGTGCACCGGGTCCTTCTGCACGTCCTTGACGAGCGTGAGCTGCGACTTGCCGTCGAGGTCGAGCTCGAGCACCGC
This window harbors:
- a CDS encoding 50S ribosomal protein L25/general stress protein Ctc, translated to MSSEPDTKVQAEFRESFGKGFARRLRAAGKIPAVIYGHGTDPVHVALPGHQVSLLIRRANAVLELDLDGKSQLTLVKDVQKDPVHQVIEHIDLLVVKKGEKVEIEVPIVVVGESAPGTIANLDNTTVTLQAEATHIPEHIEVDVEGLEDGTHITAADLKLPKGSVLIADAELLIVAISVPAATLAAEDEIAEADAEVAAEQAEASEESASE